From Bacteroidota bacterium, one genomic window encodes:
- a CDS encoding glycosyltransferase family 9 protein gives MKKILVVRFSSIGDIVLTTPVIRCIKTQLGAEIHFLTKEQFAGIMHSSPYVDKVISIKNKVSEVNDVLRKENYDFIVDLHTNLRSSQVKKILKKPFASFPKLNIRKWLLVNARIDVLPRVHIVDRYFETVKELAVKNDGKGLDYFIPEKDNIDIHSLPQNFQNGFIAFAVGAKFFTKQLPEEKIISIIEKLKKPVVLLGGKEDEARAEKICDAVGKSVFNACGKYNLNQSASVLKQAELVITHDTGLMHIAAAFKKKIFSVWGNTVPQLGMYPYLPGEGSRIIEVKDLSCRPCSKIGFSKCPKGHFKCMKNIDVNEFSELRTER, from the coding sequence TTGAAAAAGATACTCGTTGTACGTTTCAGTTCCATTGGCGACATTGTGCTCACCACGCCGGTAATTCGTTGTATTAAAACACAACTCGGCGCCGAGATACATTTTCTCACCAAAGAGCAGTTTGCCGGGATCATGCATTCCAGCCCTTACGTGGATAAAGTGATCAGCATCAAAAACAAGGTAAGCGAAGTGAACGATGTACTACGGAAAGAAAATTATGATTTCATCGTCGATCTGCATACCAATCTCCGCAGTTCACAGGTAAAAAAGATCCTGAAAAAACCGTTCGCTTCTTTCCCGAAACTCAACATCAGGAAATGGCTGCTCGTGAATGCGCGTATAGACGTACTCCCGCGCGTGCACATCGTGGACCGTTATTTCGAAACCGTAAAAGAACTCGCCGTGAAGAATGACGGGAAAGGACTGGATTATTTCATCCCGGAAAAAGATAACATTGACATTCATTCATTACCACAGAATTTTCAGAATGGTTTTATTGCCTTTGCAGTTGGCGCGAAATTCTTCACGAAGCAACTTCCTGAAGAAAAAATAATTTCCATCATTGAAAAACTGAAGAAACCGGTTGTGCTGCTCGGTGGAAAAGAAGATGAAGCCCGTGCAGAAAAGATCTGCGATGCAGTCGGTAAATCTGTTTTCAATGCCTGTGGAAAATATAATCTCAATCAGTCTGCATCTGTTTTAAAACAAGCAGAACTCGTGATCACGCACGATACAGGGCTCATGCACATTGCAGCTGCCTTCAAAAAGAAAATTTTTTCCGTTTGGGGAAATACCGTTCCTCAATTGGGAATGTATCCTTATTTGCCCGGCGAAGGTTCCAGGATCATTGAAGTGAAAGATCTTTCCTGCCGCCCCTGTTCCAAGATCGGATTTTCCAAATGCCCCAAAGGACACTTCAAATGCATGAAGAATATTGATGTGAATGAATTTTCAGAATTGAGAACTGAGAGATGA